The following are encoded together in the Limanda limanda chromosome 12, fLimLim1.1, whole genome shotgun sequence genome:
- the gabrg1 gene encoding gamma-aminobutyric acid receptor subunit gamma-1, translating into MKRLFVRTLEDKAMNPWLLFALLGLCAALSPLKQEDEDYEDVPINKTWVLSPKVYESDVTLILNKLLLGYDNKLRPDIGVRPTVIETAVYINSIGPVDPINMEYTIDIFFAQTWYDSRLKFNSSMKLLMLNSNMVGKIWIPDTFFRNSRKSDAHWITTPNRLLRLWSNGRVMYTLRLTINAECYLKLHNFPMDEHSCPLEFSSYGYPKNEIMYRWQRRAVEVADQRYWRLYQFAFVGLRNSSDVAHTQSGEYVVLTIFFDLSRRMGYFTIQTYIPCSMIVVLSWVSFWINKDAVPARTSLGITTVLTMTTLSTISRKSLPKVSYVTAMDLFVSVCFIFTFAALMEYGTLHYFTSNRQTKKSKASINTQQRASSMVNIRPGTSLLQMNNIVPYHDEDDFDSDCLDGKDCTSFFCCFDDCRSGAWRENRMHVHVSKIDTYSRVFFPTAFGLFNLVYWIGYLYL; encoded by the exons atgaagaggctCTTTGTCAGGACCTTGGAGGACAAAGCCATGAACCCCTGGCTGCTCTTCGCCCTGCTCGGGCTCTG TGCAGCGCTTTCGCCCCTTAAACAGGAAGACGAGGACTATGAAGATGTGCCCATAAACAAGACCTGGGTCTTATCACCAAAGGTCTATGAGAGCGATGTGACTTTGATCTTAAATAAACTGCTGCTGGGCTACGACAACAAACTGCGCCCTGACATCGGAG TGAGGCCAACAGTGATTGAAACAGCCGTGTATATCAACAGCATCGGACCAGTGGACCCCATCAACATG GAATACACCATTGACATCTTCTTTGCCCAGACATGGTACGACAGCCGACTGAAGTTCAACAGCTCGATGAAGCTGCTCATGCTAAACAGTAACATGGTAGGCAAAATCTGGATTCCCGACACATTCTTCCGGAATTCACGCAAATCCGACGCCCACTGGATCACCACTCCTAACCGCCTCTTGAGGCTGTGGAGCAATGGGAGGGTCATGTACACACTAAG GTTGACTATTAATGCGGAGTGTTACCTTAAGCTGCATAACTTTCCAATGGATGAGCACTCATGCCCCCTGGAGTTTTCAAGCT ATGGTTATCCTAAGAATGAGATCATGTACCGGTGGCAGAGGCGAGCGGTAGAGGTGGCAGACCAGCGGTACTGGAGACTCTATCAGTTTGCCTTCGTTGGGTTGAGGAACAGCTCTGATGTGGCACACACCCAATCAG GGGAATATGTAGTGCTGACCATCTTCTTTGACCTGAGTCGAAGAATGGGCTACTTCACCATCCAAACCTACATCCCCTGCAGCATGATCGTAGTCTTGTCCTGGGTTTCCTTCTGGATCAATAAGGATGCCGTCCCAGCCCGCACGTCTCTAG GTATCACCACAGTGCTCACCATGACGACTCTCAGCACCATCTCCAGAAAGTCCCTGCCCAAGGTTTCTTATGTCACTGCCATGGACCTGTTCGTCTCTGTTTGCTTCATCTTCACCTTCGCTGCCCTCATGGAGTATGGCACTCTGCACTACTTCACCAGCAACAGACAGACCAAGAAGTCTAAAGCCAGCATTAACACACAG CAGAGAGCGTCCAGCATGGTGAATATCCGACCGGGAACGTCCCTGCTGCAGATGAACAACATTGTGCCGTATCATGACGAGGATGATTTTGATTCCGATTGTTTGGATGGAAAAGACTGCACcagcttcttctgctgcttcgaCGACTGCCGCTCAGGCGCCTGGCGTGAAAACAGGATGCACGTACACGTTTCCAAGATTGATACCTACTCACGAGTATTCTTCCCCACCGCTTTTGGCCTTTTCAATCTGGTTTATTGGATAGGTTATCTGTATCTATAA